A window from Methanobacterium sp. encodes these proteins:
- the thsA gene encoding thermosome subunit alpha, whose protein sequence is MAQLSGGNQPILILPEGTNRFLGRDAQRMNIMAGKVLAETIRTTLGPKGMDKMLVDSLGDIVVTNDGVTILKEMDIEHPAAKMLVEVAKTQEDEVGDGTTTAVIIAGELLKKAEELLDMDIHPSTVVMGYRQAAAKAQEILNLISFEADDRDTLLKVAMTAITGKGAEIARESLAELVVDAVMQVEEDGEVDKDNINIQRIAGESINESQIVNGVVIDKGRTDPGMPKQIEDAKIALIKYPLELKDLETDAKISLTDPAQMQAFIEQEEQMLSEMVDKIIESGANVLFCQKGIDDLAQHYLTRNGVYAIKRVKKSDMNRIEKATGAKLVTNIDDLNPEDLGEAGLVYEKKISDEVLTFIEDSKDPKAVSVIIRGSTKHIAEEIERAVEDAIGVVASTIEDKKVVAGGGAPEIAISKGLKEYADSISGREQLAVSAFAEALEIVPKTLAENAGLDSIDALVDLRAAHEKSLYMGLDVFEGDVRDMYRAGVVEPQRVKKQAIQSAAEATEMILRIDDIIASTGAGRGPDMEGMGGMPGGMPPMM, encoded by the coding sequence GTGGCACAATTAAGTGGTGGAAACCAGCCAATTTTAATTTTACCAGAAGGTACCAACAGATTTTTAGGAAGAGACGCTCAAAGAATGAACATCATGGCAGGGAAAGTCCTTGCAGAAACGATAAGAACAACTCTCGGCCCCAAGGGAATGGACAAAATGCTTGTAGACTCCCTTGGAGATATTGTAGTTACAAACGACGGTGTAACCATCCTCAAGGAAATGGATATTGAACACCCTGCAGCAAAAATGCTTGTTGAAGTTGCTAAAACTCAGGAAGACGAAGTAGGCGACGGTACAACAACAGCAGTCATCATTGCTGGAGAATTACTGAAAAAAGCAGAAGAATTACTGGACATGGATATTCATCCAAGTACTGTTGTCATGGGCTACAGGCAAGCGGCCGCAAAAGCCCAGGAAATCTTAAATTTAATCTCATTTGAAGCTGATGACCGTGACACTCTATTAAAAGTAGCAATGACTGCAATAACTGGAAAAGGGGCCGAAATAGCAAGAGAATCTCTTGCAGAACTTGTTGTTGACGCTGTAATGCAGGTTGAAGAAGACGGAGAAGTGGATAAAGATAACATAAACATCCAGAGGATTGCGGGTGAATCTATAAACGAATCACAGATAGTTAACGGTGTTGTTATAGATAAAGGTAGGACTGACCCTGGAATGCCTAAACAGATAGAAGATGCAAAAATAGCACTTATTAAATATCCCCTTGAACTTAAAGACCTTGAAACAGATGCAAAGATCAGTTTAACTGATCCAGCACAGATGCAAGCTTTCATTGAACAGGAAGAACAGATGCTCAGTGAAATGGTGGACAAGATCATAGAGTCTGGAGCAAACGTATTGTTCTGTCAAAAAGGTATCGACGACCTTGCACAGCACTACCTGACAAGAAACGGTGTTTATGCTATTAAAAGGGTTAAAAAATCTGATATGAATAGAATAGAAAAAGCTACAGGTGCAAAACTTGTAACTAACATCGATGACCTTAATCCTGAGGATTTAGGAGAAGCAGGTCTTGTTTATGAAAAGAAAATATCCGATGAAGTATTAACCTTCATTGAAGATTCTAAAGATCCAAAAGCTGTTTCAGTTATTATAAGGGGTAGTACCAAACACATCGCTGAAGAAATTGAAAGAGCTGTAGAGGACGCTATTGGTGTTGTAGCATCCACTATTGAAGATAAAAAAGTTGTTGCTGGTGGAGGGGCACCTGAAATAGCAATATCCAAAGGATTAAAGGAATACGCTGACTCCATAAGCGGCAGAGAACAATTAGCAGTTTCAGCATTTGCTGAAGCATTAGAAATTGTTCCAAAAACACTCGCTGAAAACGCCGGACTTGACAGCATCGACGCTCTCGTTGATCTAAGGGCAGCTCATGAAAAATCACTCTACATGGGATTGGACGTTTTCGAAGGTGATGTACGAGATATGTACCGAGCTGGCGTTGTCGAACCACAAAGAGTTAAAAAACAGGCCATTCAATCCGCTGCAGAAGCTACAGAAATGATCCTCCGTATCGACGACATTATCGCATCAACTGGTGCTGGTAGAGGTCCTGATATGGAAGGTATGGGTGGAATGCCTGGTGGAATGCCACCAATGATGTAA
- a CDS encoding RimK/LysX family protein, with protein sequence MPHDIFLPLIFSIKFGGDWSLKFDSTKVMAIKEKVTRFDGEKKIGYTLEIMFLFYNPVLLNQEGTVYRLEKCGDRKEREIVKRPFKVTIDAEYALKASLNPMTKIISIEKVKGPFKFSGSSAYGISHEMEHLLEGEISGESIFEFEYEIKGQ encoded by the coding sequence GTGCCCCATGACATATTTTTACCCCTAATATTTTCAATTAAGTTTGGTGGAGACTGGAGCCTTAAATTTGATTCTACTAAAGTAATGGCAATTAAAGAAAAGGTAACCCGATTTGATGGCGAAAAAAAGATTGGATATACCCTTGAAATCATGTTTTTATTTTATAATCCTGTTTTATTAAACCAGGAAGGAACTGTATATCGTCTTGAAAAGTGTGGAGACAGAAAAGAAAGGGAAATTGTAAAAAGACCTTTTAAAGTTACAATAGATGCAGAGTATGCCTTAAAAGCATCTCTAAATCCAATGACCAAAATAATATCTATTGAGAAGGTCAAAGGACCATTTAAATTCAGTGGATCCAGCGCTTATGGAATTTCACATGAAATGGAGCATCTTTTAGAGGGTGAAATAAGTGGAGAATCTATTTTCGAATTTGAATATGAAATTAAGGGCCAGTAA
- the pheT gene encoding phenylalanine--tRNA ligase subunit beta, translating to MPVITFDYEDLYEILGREIDKNKLIKLLPMIGSDIDDYDDKTIKVEFFPNRPDYLSVEGVARTLKGFLDIEKGLPEYFVEKSGIGVEVDAQLKNIRPFISMGIIENVDLSGNKLKRIMDFQEDLHWVIGRDRKKVAIGIHNLDVIEPPFYYKAADPDNVSFIPLEHDEEMSLRQILKGHKKGVKYAHLIEKFDKYPLIVDNNDNVLSMPPIINGELTKLTENTKNVLIDVTGTDEKAVKYALNIIMTSFAEVGGNLKSLNIVYEDRDVETPNLIPKKKKIKVKNARKIIGVDLTAYDIANVLSKVRMGAEIEDEDSLQAVIPAYRVDILHEVDVIENIAVGYCFNKIEPQLPEIATIAFEDKGEVFDNLLREILSGMGFLETMSLMLTSEKEHYQNMKLEEDERVMVAQPISVERTMLRKNLLQGLMEFLEDNKHEELPQKIFEVGTVVYRDETCQTCTRDIKKIAGAVTHSTANFTEIKSIVDSIFVNLGLKMEIESYKHPSFIKGRCAGVKGVNSWKSNTVKIEDFGHQKSMIFEDLNITGYFGELSPEVITNFDLEYPVIAFELEFN from the coding sequence ATGCCAGTTATAACCTTTGATTACGAAGATCTCTATGAAATATTAGGGAGAGAAATTGATAAAAATAAATTAATAAAGCTTCTCCCTATGATTGGAAGCGATATTGATGATTATGATGATAAAACTATTAAAGTAGAGTTTTTTCCAAATAGACCAGACTATTTAAGTGTAGAGGGAGTTGCAAGGACTCTTAAAGGGTTTTTAGATATAGAAAAGGGGCTTCCAGAGTATTTTGTTGAAAAGTCTGGTATAGGTGTGGAAGTGGATGCACAGTTAAAAAATATCAGGCCTTTTATATCAATGGGAATCATTGAAAATGTTGATTTAAGCGGAAATAAGTTGAAACGAATTATGGATTTTCAAGAAGATCTTCACTGGGTAATAGGAAGGGATCGAAAAAAAGTAGCAATTGGAATTCATAATTTAGATGTTATTGAACCTCCATTTTATTATAAAGCTGCAGATCCTGATAATGTTTCCTTTATACCTCTTGAACATGATGAAGAAATGAGTTTAAGGCAAATACTGAAAGGTCATAAAAAAGGGGTTAAATATGCTCATTTAATTGAAAAATTCGATAAATATCCACTTATTGTAGATAATAATGATAATGTGCTTTCTATGCCTCCCATAATTAATGGAGAACTTACTAAACTTACAGAAAATACAAAAAATGTTCTTATTGATGTTACCGGTACTGATGAAAAGGCAGTTAAATATGCATTGAATATTATTATGACTTCTTTTGCAGAGGTTGGGGGAAATTTAAAATCATTGAACATCGTTTATGAGGATAGAGATGTTGAAACACCCAATCTGATACCTAAAAAGAAGAAAATTAAGGTTAAAAATGCCAGAAAAATTATTGGAGTGGATTTAACTGCATATGACATTGCAAATGTACTTTCAAAGGTGAGAATGGGGGCTGAAATTGAAGATGAAGATTCTCTTCAGGCTGTTATCCCTGCCTATCGAGTTGATATACTTCATGAAGTCGATGTTATTGAAAATATAGCTGTTGGATACTGTTTTAACAAAATAGAGCCTCAGTTACCAGAAATTGCCACCATTGCCTTTGAAGATAAAGGTGAAGTCTTTGATAATCTTTTAAGAGAAATTTTAAGTGGAATGGGTTTTTTAGAAACCATGAGCCTCATGCTAACCAGTGAAAAAGAACACTACCAGAACATGAAACTTGAAGAAGATGAAAGAGTAATGGTGGCTCAACCTATTTCTGTAGAAAGGACAATGCTTCGAAAAAATCTTTTACAGGGTTTGATGGAGTTTTTAGAAGATAATAAACATGAGGAATTGCCCCAAAAGATTTTTGAAGTGGGAACTGTTGTTTACAGGGATGAAACCTGCCAAACATGCACACGAGATATTAAAAAGATTGCAGGAGCCGTAACACATTCTACGGCCAATTTCACCGAAATAAAATCCATTGTGGACTCAATATTTGTAAATCTTGGCCTTAAAATGGAAATAGAATCTTATAAACACCCTTCATTCATTAAAGGTAGGTGTGCAGGGGTGAAAGGAGTTAATAGCTGGAAATCTAATACTGTCAAAATCGAAGATTTTGGGCATCAAAAATCCATGATTTTTGAAGATTTAAACATTACAGGATACTTTGGTGAATTAAGTCCGGAAGTTATAACTAATTTTGACCTTGAATATCCGGTTATTGCCTTTGAACTTGAATTTAATTAA
- a CDS encoding secondary thiamine-phosphate synthase enzyme YjbQ, producing the protein MCYVMKYQLEKESSKRVEIIDITSDINNILGGCKINEGIVNIFAVHSTAGIVINENEPGLINDFQKSLERIAPENNSYEHNNIDNNADSHIRAFYIGGSETVPFSRDSLSLGTWQSVFFVELDGPRNRKFIVTVTGK; encoded by the coding sequence ATGTGCTATGTAATGAAATATCAATTGGAAAAGGAATCATCAAAGAGAGTTGAAATTATAGACATCACCTCAGATATTAACAATATTCTTGGGGGCTGCAAAATAAATGAAGGTATAGTCAATATATTTGCAGTTCATTCAACTGCAGGAATTGTGATAAATGAAAATGAACCCGGATTAATCAATGATTTTCAAAAATCACTGGAAAGAATAGCACCTGAAAATAACAGTTACGAACATAACAATATAGATAATAACGCTGATTCCCATATAAGAGCATTTTATATAGGAGGTAGTGAAACTGTTCCTTTTTCTCGTGATTCATTAAGTTTAGGAACCTGGCAGAGCGTCTTTTTTGTGGAACTGGACGGTCCAAGAAACAGAAAATTTATTGTAACGGTTACTGGAAAATAA
- a CDS encoding cell wall-binding repeat-containing protein → MNKALYFLIILFFISPVSANVFVSEPANGIVTAPAASYTNNQLIFSDKIPNQAVLNYVNGKETVVVGDILLNGEKIPADSASLSKYWKNSEVVVIGTGKDASAALVAIKNNSPLFIVGSSVPDTVNKEIQRLNPKKIIICASPSSIPDSALEIYPDIQKERFWKGTDASTISALGGNDQKIRVPLTLMPVAVTLWKNSSFEIGDKVTVNDKTTLWSSTDITTGIVMNSYASGNLPVIYITCDNFISKSTDKEMLNSIKNAVSGSANVIIDENSPKPGEAPRTVQNAPGGIAAYIAAADPGSMVDLVNGVKKGYLKADAQKLNGIVFINYGKTNLESTDYLPRAHDDNYSSQFFAGLFSPSSFLESSGIGLIQPNIGTSSKQEEINKIAAGLIDAAYLSNKNQLNSNYNFELIGVHEINPENVAYASQSILKNKTPEIGYSKWMYLASQYVSGYPLKNSTENFSKSNKSGKNTYFGVLTIGEYRSVGKAVSKYMETNKTVPESIEVDGRVFRKADLEYLFQRLTYDHTDKRNMTFPKYIFLNRSNEPFDIIVKYIRSLFYQLSG, encoded by the coding sequence AATCAAGCGGTTTTAAATTATGTTAATGGTAAAGAAACCGTTGTTGTAGGGGATATCCTGTTAAATGGAGAAAAAATCCCGGCAGATTCTGCAAGCCTTTCTAAATACTGGAAAAACAGCGAGGTTGTGGTAATTGGGACAGGGAAAGATGCTTCTGCAGCATTAGTTGCAATAAAAAATAATTCACCTCTATTTATAGTTGGAAGCTCTGTTCCTGATACTGTAAATAAGGAAATTCAAAGGTTAAATCCAAAAAAAATCATAATATGTGCATCCCCATCATCCATACCTGATTCTGCCCTTGAAATATATCCTGATATCCAGAAAGAAAGATTCTGGAAGGGTACTGATGCAAGTACCATCAGCGCTCTTGGTGGAAATGATCAAAAAATTAGAGTCCCCTTAACACTCATGCCAGTTGCAGTGACCCTGTGGAAAAATTCATCATTTGAAATTGGTGATAAAGTTACGGTCAATGACAAAACAACTTTATGGTCCTCCACTGACATCACCACAGGCATTGTAATGAACAGCTATGCATCTGGAAACCTACCAGTAATTTACATAACCTGTGATAACTTCATTTCTAAAAGTACCGATAAAGAAATGCTTAATAGCATAAAAAATGCAGTTTCTGGTTCTGCTAATGTGATTATCGATGAAAATTCGCCCAAACCTGGAGAAGCTCCCAGAACAGTCCAAAATGCACCGGGAGGAATAGCTGCTTATATTGCTGCAGCAGATCCCGGATCAATGGTTGATCTTGTAAATGGAGTCAAAAAAGGTTATCTTAAAGCTGATGCTCAAAAGTTAAATGGAATTGTTTTTATAAACTATGGGAAGACTAATTTAGAAAGTACAGATTACCTTCCAAGGGCTCATGACGACAATTATTCCAGCCAGTTTTTCGCTGGCCTGTTCAGTCCATCATCATTTTTAGAAAGTTCGGGAATAGGTTTAATCCAGCCTAACATTGGAACATCATCAAAACAGGAAGAAATTAATAAAATAGCTGCAGGACTCATTGATGCAGCATATTTATCCAATAAAAATCAGTTAAATTCTAATTACAACTTTGAATTAATAGGTGTTCATGAAATAAACCCTGAAAATGTTGCTTATGCTTCTCAAAGTATCTTAAAAAATAAAACACCAGAAATAGGATATTCAAAATGGATGTATTTAGCTTCACAGTATGTAAGTGGCTATCCCCTAAAAAACAGTACTGAAAATTTTTCAAAAAGTAATAAATCTGGAAAAAACACATATTTTGGCGTTTTAACCATTGGAGAATACAGATCTGTTGGAAAAGCTGTATCAAAATACATGGAAACCAATAAAACTGTTCCTGAATCCATTGAAGTAGATGGAAGAGTATTTAGAAAGGCGGATTTGGAATATTTATTTCAAAGATTGACCTATGATCATACAGACAAACGAAATATGACTTTTCCAAAATACATTTTCCTGAACAGGTCCAATGAGCCCTTTGATATAATAGTAAAGTACATTAGAAGTTTATTTTATCAATTATCTGGCTAA